A window of the Phycicoccus sp. M110.8 genome harbors these coding sequences:
- a CDS encoding SigE family RNA polymerase sigma factor has protein sequence MRTDLEEEFRAFATAAIPRLRRVALATCRDPHRADDLVQTTLEKLYAVWPRVHGVDDPLAYARTTLVRSLVSEQRRHWWQRERSTADAGHHVVAAAQTERVEQRLDLHVALSALPERQRMAVVLRHLEDLSVAEVARLMGCSEGTVKSTTSDGLRALRSSLETVGGRGK, from the coding sequence GTGAGGACTGATCTCGAGGAGGAGTTCCGCGCGTTCGCGACGGCCGCGATCCCGCGGCTGCGCCGGGTCGCGCTGGCCACGTGCCGGGACCCGCACCGTGCGGACGACCTGGTCCAGACGACGCTGGAGAAGCTGTACGCCGTGTGGCCGCGGGTCCACGGCGTCGACGACCCGTTGGCATACGCCCGCACCACCCTGGTGCGCTCGCTGGTCTCGGAGCAACGACGGCACTGGTGGCAGCGGGAGCGCTCGACCGCGGACGCCGGGCACCACGTCGTCGCCGCCGCGCAGACCGAGCGCGTGGAGCAGCGGCTGGACCTGCACGTCGCGCTGTCCGCGCTGCCCGAGCGGCAGCGGATGGCCGTCGTGCTGAGGCACCTGGAGGACCTGTCGGTGGCGGAGGTCGCGCGGCTCATGGGCTGCTCCGAGGGCACGGTCAAGAGCACGACGAGTGACGGGCTGCGGGCGCTGCGCTCCTCGCTGGAAACCGTTGGGGGACGAGGGAAGTGA
- the purS gene encoding phosphoribosylformylglycinamidine synthase subunit PurS, with protein sequence MGHVVIDVMLKPEILDPQGQAVGGALPRLGFDQFTDVRQGKRFVLTVDGDVTDEHLAAAREAAEKLLSNPVIEDVVSVRALDEDPGQ encoded by the coding sequence ATGGGCCACGTCGTCATCGACGTCATGTTGAAGCCAGAGATCCTCGACCCCCAGGGTCAGGCCGTCGGCGGGGCACTGCCCCGGCTCGGCTTCGACCAGTTCACCGACGTGCGGCAGGGCAAGCGCTTCGTGCTCACCGTCGACGGTGACGTGACGGACGAGCACCTCGCCGCCGCGCGCGAGGCAGCCGAGAAGCTGCTCTCCAACCCGGTGATCGAGGACGTCGTCTCGGTGCGGGCGCTGGACGAGGACCCCGGCCAGTGA
- a CDS encoding phosphoribosylaminoimidazolesuccinocarboxamide synthase produces the protein MTSSRLDSPPALPGYAHVYSGKVRDLYAPLDPATGQARDDQLLLVASDRLSAFDFILETPVPDKGAVLTQLSLWWFEQLEDLVPNHLVSTDVPDEVAGRAVLVRRLEMLPVECVARAYLTGGGLREYQADGHVSGIRLPEGLVDGSRLPQPVFTPSTKAPEGQHDEPMSYAAVEAAVGPDVAARARDLTTRILARGNEIAAERGILIADTKVEFGLDGDQLVLADEVLTPDSSRFWPADQWEPGHPQPSFDKEFVREWLMSPASGWDKASGEAPPPLPEDVLERTRAKYVEAYERLTGRTFTA, from the coding sequence ATGACGTCCTCCCGGCTCGACTCGCCGCCGGCCCTGCCCGGCTACGCCCACGTCTACTCCGGCAAGGTCCGCGACCTCTACGCCCCGCTGGACCCCGCCACCGGCCAGGCCCGCGACGACCAGCTGCTGCTGGTCGCGAGCGACCGGCTCTCGGCCTTCGACTTCATCCTCGAGACGCCCGTGCCCGACAAGGGCGCCGTGCTCACGCAGCTGTCGCTGTGGTGGTTCGAGCAGCTCGAGGACCTGGTGCCCAACCACCTCGTCTCCACCGACGTCCCCGACGAGGTCGCCGGGCGCGCGGTGCTCGTGCGCCGGCTCGAGATGCTGCCGGTCGAGTGCGTCGCGCGCGCCTACCTCACCGGAGGCGGCCTGCGCGAGTACCAGGCGGACGGGCACGTCAGCGGCATCCGGCTCCCTGAGGGCCTGGTGGACGGTTCGCGGCTGCCCCAGCCGGTGTTCACCCCGTCGACCAAGGCGCCGGAGGGCCAGCACGACGAGCCGATGTCGTATGCCGCTGTCGAGGCTGCCGTGGGTCCGGACGTGGCCGCGCGGGCGCGCGACCTGACCACGCGGATCCTGGCGCGGGGCAACGAGATCGCCGCGGAACGAGGCATCCTCATCGCCGACACGAAGGTCGAGTTCGGTCTCGACGGCGACCAGCTGGTCCTCGCCGACGAGGTCCTCACCCCGGACTCGTCACGGTTCTGGCCGGCCGACCAGTGGGAGCCGGGCCACCCGCAGCCGTCGTTCGACAAGGAGTTCGTCCGCGAGTGGCTGATGTCGCCGGCCAGTGGCTGGGACAAGGCGTCCGGCGAGGCGCCGCCGCCGCTGCCCGAGGACGTCCTCGAGCGGACGCGCGCCAAGTACGTCGAGGCCTACGAGCGCCTGACCGGCCGCACCTTCACCGCCTGA
- a CDS encoding GAF domain-containing sensor histidine kinase: protein MSTAQDLARRQAIAAYDVVGRPEEADLHGLVELAAAVCDVPTAAINIIDDRHQHQVAAVGMEASVCAREDSMCALVFQGGHRVVVPDARADDRFARNPFVTGVIGKVRFYASSPLVTPGGIPIGTLCVFDEDTRELSDAAARSLELLADQVVDVLELRRTHRELARSNEQLARFAGQVSHDLGNPLAALRGFLELASSSPELADAPFATMALSRAELAADRMNALVVDLLEYARVGGRARRTAVDLGAVVAAVVEDLDAQLADSGATVRAGDLPEVTGDETMLRALLQNLLANAVKFTAESGVAPVVSVTCDEISDGWRVAVDDNGPGVTPDDRERVFGLMERAASTVDGLGIGLSTCRRIVEAHGGLMGIDDSDAGGASVWFTLPG, encoded by the coding sequence GTGAGCACGGCCCAGGACCTTGCGCGGCGACAGGCGATCGCGGCATACGACGTCGTCGGCCGCCCGGAGGAGGCGGACCTCCACGGGCTCGTCGAGCTCGCGGCCGCCGTGTGTGACGTCCCCACCGCCGCCATCAACATCATCGACGACCGGCACCAGCACCAAGTGGCCGCGGTCGGCATGGAGGCGTCCGTCTGCGCGCGCGAGGACTCCATGTGCGCCCTCGTCTTCCAGGGTGGTCACCGGGTCGTGGTGCCCGATGCCCGGGCCGACGACCGGTTCGCGCGGAACCCGTTCGTCACCGGGGTCATCGGCAAGGTCCGGTTCTACGCCTCGAGCCCGCTCGTGACGCCCGGCGGCATTCCCATCGGCACCCTGTGCGTCTTCGACGAGGACACGCGCGAGCTGTCGGACGCCGCGGCCCGGTCCCTCGAGCTGCTCGCCGACCAGGTCGTCGACGTCCTCGAGCTGCGGCGGACCCACCGCGAGCTGGCCCGGTCCAACGAGCAGCTGGCCCGGTTCGCGGGGCAGGTCAGCCACGACCTCGGCAACCCGCTGGCGGCGCTGCGCGGGTTCCTCGAGCTGGCCTCCAGCAGCCCCGAGCTCGCCGACGCGCCGTTCGCGACGATGGCGCTCTCGCGGGCCGAGCTCGCCGCCGACCGGATGAACGCGCTCGTGGTGGACCTGCTCGAGTACGCCCGCGTGGGCGGTCGGGCCCGCCGCACCGCCGTGGACCTCGGCGCGGTCGTGGCGGCGGTCGTCGAGGACCTCGACGCCCAGCTCGCGGACAGCGGTGCCACGGTGCGGGCCGGCGACCTCCCCGAGGTCACCGGCGACGAGACCATGCTGCGCGCCCTCCTGCAGAACCTGCTCGCCAACGCCGTCAAGTTCACCGCCGAGTCCGGCGTCGCGCCCGTCGTCTCCGTGACCTGCGACGAGATCAGCGACGGCTGGCGCGTCGCGGTCGACGACAACGGCCCCGGCGTCACGCCCGACGACCGCGAGCGCGTCTTCGGCCTCATGGAGCGCGCCGCCAGCACGGTCGACGGCCTCGGCATCGGGCTGAGCACCTGCCGCCGGATCGTCGAGGCGCACGGCGGCCTCATGGGGATCGATGACTCCGACGCCGGCGGCGCGAGCGTCTGGTTCACCCTCCCCGGCTGA
- a CDS encoding HNH endonuclease signature motif containing protein, translated as MADAADDLRLAEVVAGATRAAAVDRTGEGLEDVVPVAKAAQLVRFHRSYRGMADARVLDGATHDLVDGARGPGGLPEKVLAVAVRHTSDLLRPDRLVEHDAAVRRAHRSLVKGPGPMGLSRYTLLLDEEGAAVVDAAVDALAKPSRDEETGDLDQRTPAARRADALVDLVLRAVEAPDGVPRQAKTSLVVTVALDVLASRCRGSGFTTAGDLLTVEAVRRLACDADVVPAVLGSRGEVLEQGRAKRLFKRGQIRHLWLRDGGCSFPGCSKPAAWTDAHHLVHWADGGRSDVANAALLCRAHHTVVHQGRYAGAVVDRGSGPKVEWDLTYGSYDDRLEALRRAGTVPRWLDPMDGSGPPLP; from the coding sequence GTGGCCGACGCGGCGGACGACCTGCGCCTCGCCGAGGTGGTGGCCGGCGCCACCCGCGCGGCCGCCGTGGACCGCACGGGCGAGGGGCTCGAGGACGTCGTGCCGGTGGCGAAGGCGGCCCAGCTCGTGCGGTTCCACCGGTCGTACCGGGGCATGGCCGACGCCAGGGTGCTGGACGGCGCGACCCACGACCTCGTCGACGGCGCTCGCGGCCCGGGCGGCCTCCCGGAGAAGGTCCTGGCGGTAGCCGTGCGGCACACCAGCGACCTGCTGCGACCCGACCGGCTCGTCGAGCACGACGCCGCAGTTCGCCGAGCGCACCGCTCACTGGTGAAGGGTCCGGGGCCGATGGGTCTGTCGCGCTACACGCTGCTGCTCGACGAGGAGGGGGCCGCTGTCGTCGACGCCGCGGTCGACGCGCTGGCCAAGCCGTCCCGCGACGAGGAGACCGGCGACCTCGACCAGCGCACTCCCGCCGCACGTCGGGCCGATGCCCTGGTCGACCTGGTCCTGCGGGCTGTGGAGGCACCGGACGGCGTACCGCGTCAGGCGAAGACGAGCCTGGTAGTGACCGTGGCTCTCGACGTGCTCGCGAGTCGGTGCCGCGGCTCGGGCTTCACCACTGCCGGCGACCTGCTCACGGTCGAGGCGGTGCGCCGACTCGCCTGCGACGCGGACGTCGTCCCGGCGGTGCTCGGATCGCGGGGCGAGGTGCTCGAGCAGGGGCGCGCCAAGCGGTTGTTCAAGCGCGGCCAGATCCGCCACCTGTGGCTGCGGGACGGCGGGTGCAGCTTTCCCGGGTGCTCGAAGCCTGCCGCCTGGACCGACGCGCACCACCTCGTGCACTGGGCCGACGGAGGTCGCAGCGACGTCGCGAATGCCGCCCTGCTGTGTCGCGCGCACCACACCGTGGTCCACCAGGGCCGGTATGCCGGTGCGGTCGTGGACCGGGGTTCGGGGCCAAAGGTGGAGTGGGACCTGACGTACGGCTCCTACGACGACCGGCTCGAGGCACTCCGCCGCGCGGGGACCGTCCCACGCTGGCTAGACCCGATGGACGGCAGCGGCCCTCCCCTGCCATGA
- the purQ gene encoding phosphoribosylformylglycinamidine synthase subunit PurQ: protein MKVGVVTFPGSLDDRDAARAVRAVGGEPVSLWHGDADLKGVDAVILPGGFSYGDYLRCGAIARFAPVMDELVPAAQGGLPVLGICNGFQVLTESHLLPGALIRNDHRKFNCVDTTLRVENAQTSWTSDFEQSQEITIVLKNGEGGFVADERTLDELEGEGRVVFRYVVPEGDRNPNGSYRDIAGITNERGNVVGLMPHPEHCVEEGFGPSLDGLPFFTSILKQVVNS, encoded by the coding sequence GTGAAGGTCGGGGTCGTCACGTTCCCGGGGTCGCTCGACGACCGTGACGCCGCCCGCGCGGTCCGCGCCGTCGGCGGCGAGCCGGTCAGCCTGTGGCACGGCGACGCCGACCTCAAGGGCGTCGACGCCGTCATCCTCCCCGGCGGGTTCTCCTACGGCGACTACCTGCGCTGCGGCGCCATCGCCCGGTTCGCCCCCGTCATGGACGAGCTCGTCCCGGCCGCGCAGGGCGGCCTGCCGGTCCTCGGCATCTGCAACGGCTTCCAGGTGCTCACCGAGTCGCACCTGCTGCCCGGCGCGCTGATCCGCAACGACCACCGCAAGTTCAACTGCGTGGACACGACGCTGCGGGTCGAGAACGCGCAGACGTCCTGGACCTCCGACTTCGAGCAGAGCCAGGAGATCACCATCGTCCTCAAGAACGGCGAGGGCGGGTTCGTGGCCGACGAGCGCACGCTCGACGAGCTCGAGGGCGAGGGCCGCGTCGTGTTCCGGTACGTCGTGCCCGAGGGCGACCGGAACCCCAACGGCTCCTACCGCGACATCGCCGGCATCACCAACGAGCGCGGCAACGTCGTCGGGCTCATGCCCCACCCGGAGCACTGCGTCGAGGAGGGCTTCGGCCCCAGCCTCGACGGCCTGCCCTTCTTCACCTCGATCCTCAAGCAGGTTGTCAACTCGTGA
- the purL gene encoding phosphoribosylformylglycinamidine synthase subunit PurL — protein sequence MSTTTGHATDRPHVDTVEHAAQTPGVEQPWAELGLKPDEYANIREIVGRRPTSAELAMYSVMWSEHCSYKSSKVHFSLWGENTTDEMREKLLVGIGENAGVVDIGDGWAVTFKVESHNHPSYVEPYQGAATGVGGIIRDIMSMGARPIAVMDPLRFGNLHHPDTQRVLPGVVAGVGGYGNCIGLPNIGGEVVFDDCYQGNPLVNALCVGAMRVEDIHLAKASGVGNKVILFGAKTGGDGIGGVSVLASETFDEGGPTKRPAVQVGDPFAEKVLIECCLDLYKAGVVDGIQDLGGAGLSCATSELASNGDGGMQVELDLVPLRDASLRPEEILMSESQERMMAVVEPGAKLDEFMAICERWDVEATVIGEVTDGDHLVITWHGEVVVDVPPRSVAHEGPTYHRPLERPAYLDALQDNGAGTLPKPATGEAIAADLLTLLASPNLCDKSWVTDQYDRYVLGNTALAMPDDAGVVRVDEETGRGVAVSTDCNGRFAKLDPYAGAQLALAESYRNVATAGATPLAVTDCLNFGSPEDPGVMWQFREAVKGIAEGCKALGIPVTGGNVSFYNQTGDVAIHPTPVIGVLGVMDDVARRTPSGWKTPGQVIYLLGTTRDELDGGEWAHVVHGHLGGHPPVVDLAAEQLLGDILVNASRDGLVDAAHDLSDGGLAIALAEATLRHGVGARIWLEEVCERDGVDAFTALFSESTARAVVAVPRSEEVRFTDMCTARGQAHARIGVVDDQTDGLDVQGQFSVSYAALRDAHTGTLPAVFGR from the coding sequence GTGAGCACCACCACCGGACACGCCACCGACCGCCCGCACGTCGACACCGTCGAGCACGCCGCGCAGACCCCCGGGGTCGAGCAGCCGTGGGCCGAGCTCGGCCTCAAGCCCGACGAGTACGCCAACATCCGCGAGATCGTCGGCCGCCGCCCCACCAGCGCCGAGCTCGCCATGTACTCGGTCATGTGGTCCGAGCACTGCTCGTACAAGTCCTCCAAGGTGCACTTCTCGCTCTGGGGCGAGAACACCACCGACGAGATGCGCGAGAAGCTGCTCGTCGGCATCGGTGAGAACGCCGGCGTCGTCGACATCGGCGACGGCTGGGCGGTGACGTTCAAGGTCGAGTCGCACAACCACCCGTCCTACGTCGAGCCCTACCAGGGCGCCGCGACCGGCGTCGGCGGCATCATCCGCGACATCATGTCGATGGGTGCGCGCCCGATCGCCGTCATGGACCCGCTGCGGTTCGGCAACCTGCACCACCCCGACACCCAGCGCGTGCTGCCCGGTGTCGTCGCGGGCGTCGGCGGCTACGGCAACTGCATCGGCCTGCCCAACATCGGCGGCGAGGTCGTCTTCGACGACTGCTACCAGGGCAACCCGCTCGTCAACGCCCTGTGCGTCGGCGCCATGCGCGTCGAGGACATCCACCTCGCCAAGGCCTCCGGCGTCGGCAACAAGGTCATCCTGTTCGGCGCCAAGACCGGCGGCGACGGCATCGGCGGCGTCTCGGTCCTCGCGTCCGAGACCTTCGACGAGGGCGGCCCGACCAAGCGCCCGGCCGTCCAGGTCGGCGACCCGTTCGCCGAGAAGGTGCTCATCGAGTGCTGCCTCGACCTGTACAAGGCCGGTGTCGTCGACGGCATCCAGGACCTCGGCGGCGCCGGGCTCTCCTGCGCCACCAGCGAGCTCGCGTCCAACGGTGACGGCGGCATGCAGGTCGAGCTCGACCTCGTCCCGCTGCGCGACGCCAGCCTCCGGCCCGAGGAGATCCTCATGTCGGAGAGCCAGGAGCGGATGATGGCCGTCGTCGAGCCGGGGGCCAAGCTCGACGAGTTCATGGCCATCTGCGAGCGCTGGGACGTCGAGGCCACCGTGATCGGCGAGGTCACCGACGGCGACCACCTCGTCATCACCTGGCACGGCGAGGTCGTCGTCGACGTCCCGCCGCGCTCGGTCGCCCACGAGGGCCCGACCTACCACCGCCCGCTGGAGCGCCCGGCATACCTCGACGCGTTGCAGGACAACGGCGCCGGCACGCTGCCGAAGCCCGCCACGGGTGAGGCGATCGCCGCCGACCTGCTCACCCTCCTCGCGTCGCCGAACCTGTGCGACAAGTCCTGGGTCACCGACCAGTACGACCGCTACGTCCTCGGCAACACCGCGCTCGCGATGCCCGACGACGCGGGCGTCGTCCGCGTCGACGAGGAGACGGGGCGCGGCGTCGCCGTGTCCACCGACTGCAACGGCCGGTTCGCCAAGCTCGACCCGTATGCCGGCGCGCAGCTCGCGCTCGCAGAGTCCTACCGCAACGTCGCGACCGCGGGGGCCACGCCGCTGGCCGTCACCGACTGCCTCAACTTCGGCTCGCCGGAGGACCCGGGCGTGATGTGGCAGTTCCGCGAGGCGGTCAAGGGCATCGCCGAGGGCTGCAAGGCGCTCGGCATCCCGGTCACCGGCGGCAACGTCAGCTTCTACAACCAGACCGGCGACGTCGCGATCCACCCGACGCCCGTCATCGGCGTCCTGGGTGTCATGGACGACGTCGCGCGCCGTACCCCCAGCGGGTGGAAGACGCCCGGCCAGGTCATCTACCTGCTCGGCACCACCCGCGACGAGCTCGACGGCGGTGAGTGGGCGCACGTCGTGCACGGCCACCTCGGCGGCCACCCGCCCGTGGTCGACCTCGCCGCCGAGCAGCTGCTCGGCGACATCCTCGTCAACGCCAGCCGTGACGGGCTCGTCGACGCGGCGCACGACCTCTCCGACGGTGGCCTCGCCATCGCGCTCGCGGAGGCCACGCTGCGCCACGGCGTCGGCGCGCGCATCTGGCTCGAGGAGGTCTGCGAGCGCGACGGCGTCGACGCCTTCACAGCCCTCTTCAGCGAGTCCACCGCCCGCGCTGTCGTGGCCGTGCCTCGCTCGGAGGAGGTGCGGTTCACCGACATGTGCACCGCGCGCGGCCAGGCACACGCCCGGATCGGCGTCGTCGACGACCAGACGGACGGCCTCGACGTCCAAGGGCAGTTCAGCGTTTCGTACGCGGCGCTCCGGGATGCGCACACCGGCACCCTCCCGGCGGTCTTCGGTCGCTAA
- a CDS encoding histidine phosphatase family protein, with translation MPRGALVTTSRWPSELVLVRHGESLGNLADEQAREAGAERLEIELRDADVPLSDTGREQADAVGRLLAELGADDRPDVVVSSPYRRAAETAERALTAAARPGDGASGAPGPDDLVVDERLRERDLGAFDRLTWRGIEAEYAAEAQRRNHVGKFYYQPPSGESWCDVTLRVRSILADLREGYEGRRVWLFTHQAVIMSFRYVLEDLTEAELLDIDKRERLPNCSVTRYRAGERAMRLVAFADTDAVDRFGAEYTEEPSKGERSGAAAAGVDVDG, from the coding sequence ATGCCCAGAGGAGCCCTGGTCACCACGTCCCGCTGGCCGAGCGAGCTGGTGCTCGTCAGGCACGGGGAGAGCCTCGGCAACCTGGCCGACGAGCAGGCGCGCGAGGCGGGCGCGGAGCGGCTCGAGATCGAGCTGCGGGACGCCGACGTGCCGCTGTCCGACACGGGCAGGGAGCAGGCGGACGCCGTCGGGCGGCTCCTGGCCGAGCTCGGCGCGGACGACCGGCCGGACGTGGTCGTGTCCTCGCCGTACCGCCGCGCCGCCGAGACGGCCGAACGGGCGCTGACGGCCGCCGCCCGGCCGGGGGACGGCGCGTCCGGGGCGCCGGGGCCGGACGACCTCGTCGTGGACGAACGGCTGCGCGAGCGCGACCTCGGGGCCTTCGACCGGCTGACGTGGCGCGGCATCGAGGCGGAGTACGCGGCGGAGGCGCAGCGGCGCAACCACGTCGGGAAGTTCTACTACCAGCCGCCGTCGGGCGAGAGCTGGTGCGACGTCACCCTGCGGGTTCGCTCGATCCTGGCCGACCTGCGCGAGGGGTACGAGGGGCGGCGGGTCTGGCTGTTCACGCACCAGGCGGTGATCATGTCGTTCCGGTACGTGCTGGAGGACCTGACCGAGGCCGAGCTGCTCGACATCGACAAGCGGGAGCGGCTGCCGAACTGCTCGGTCACGAGGTACCGGGCCGGGGAGCGGGCCATGCGGCTCGTGGCGTTCGCCGACACCGACGCGGTCGACCGGTTCGGGGCCGAGTACACGGAGGAGCCGAGCAAGGGCGAGCGGAGCGGCGCGGCCGCTGCGGGGGTGGACGTCGATGGCTGA
- a CDS encoding MFS transporter encodes MATAPPETRPSLLAREHLPFATGAVALVTLGAFENRAVSTVLPTVARDLDGLWLFGAASAAPLVTFVVATTVAGLWSDRRGPRPVLLAGMASFVAGQLLSGLAPTMTLFVGGRLLGGLAEGLFDVGLTVLVARALPASLRPKVFATFAAAWVLPSLLGPSIAGLVAEQVGWRAVFLIGVVLLGPVAALLRPAMSSAPARSGGSSSGSSSVASTGVATPAADGPSQPEGPVPSRAAGWAVVAATGLAALTAGGSLLPRGGLEGPVGGLLVLVGIAALVPSLRAILPAGTLTGAPGIPALTAARGLLGAAFGTTGGLLPLMLTEVHHAGPAAAGVSLTITGLFWALGSQVQGLRVVQDRTSVATRLRIGFGLLTLGMLGPVALSLEVVPMWLGLAAWAVAGIGTGISSPAISNHVLTLSTEADQGRNSAASFLAPSVTQAVAFAASGAVIAWRADQLGGGVFAVIMAGSVAAAAAGLALARRAAGPAA; translated from the coding sequence ATGGCCACCGCACCCCCCGAGACCCGCCCCTCGCTGCTCGCCCGCGAGCACCTCCCGTTCGCCACGGGAGCGGTCGCGCTGGTCACGCTCGGGGCGTTCGAGAACCGCGCGGTCTCCACGGTGCTGCCCACGGTGGCGCGCGACCTCGACGGGCTGTGGCTGTTCGGGGCCGCGAGCGCCGCGCCGCTCGTCACCTTCGTCGTCGCGACCACGGTCGCCGGCCTGTGGAGCGACCGTCGCGGCCCCCGGCCGGTGCTGCTCGCCGGCATGGCGTCCTTCGTGGCCGGCCAGCTGCTCAGCGGGCTGGCACCGACGATGACCCTGTTCGTCGGCGGTCGGTTGCTGGGTGGGCTGGCGGAGGGCCTCTTCGACGTCGGCCTCACCGTCCTCGTGGCACGGGCGCTCCCAGCGTCCCTGCGTCCCAAGGTGTTCGCCACGTTCGCCGCCGCCTGGGTGCTGCCCTCGCTCCTGGGCCCATCGATCGCCGGGCTCGTCGCCGAGCAGGTCGGCTGGCGCGCCGTGTTCCTCATCGGCGTGGTGCTGCTGGGCCCGGTGGCTGCCCTGCTCCGCCCGGCCATGTCGAGCGCGCCGGCGCGGTCCGGCGGGTCGTCCTCCGGGTCGTCCTCCGTGGCCTCGACCGGCGTGGCCACACCGGCCGCCGACGGACCGTCGCAGCCCGAGGGCCCGGTGCCGTCGAGGGCCGCGGGCTGGGCCGTCGTCGCCGCCACCGGCCTCGCCGCCCTGACGGCAGGGGGCTCACTGCTCCCGCGCGGCGGCCTCGAGGGACCCGTGGGCGGCCTGCTCGTCCTCGTCGGAATCGCCGCCCTCGTGCCGTCCCTGCGCGCGATCCTGCCGGCCGGCACCCTGACGGGGGCACCCGGCATACCCGCGCTCACGGCGGCGCGTGGGCTCCTCGGCGCCGCGTTCGGCACCACGGGCGGACTCCTGCCGCTCATGCTCACCGAGGTGCACCACGCCGGTCCCGCAGCGGCTGGGGTGAGCCTCACGATCACCGGCCTGTTCTGGGCGCTGGGGTCGCAGGTACAGGGACTGCGCGTGGTCCAGGACCGCACGTCCGTGGCGACGCGCCTGCGCATCGGTTTCGGGCTGCTCACGCTGGGGATGCTGGGGCCCGTGGCCCTCTCGCTCGAGGTGGTGCCGATGTGGCTCGGCCTGGCCGCGTGGGCGGTGGCAGGCATCGGGACCGGCATCAGCTCCCCCGCGATCAGCAACCACGTCCTGACCCTGTCGACCGAGGCGGACCAGGGACGGAACTCGGCCGCGTCGTTCCTCGCACCCTCGGTCACCCAGGCAGTGGCGTTCGCAGCCTCCGGTGCCGTCATCGCGTGGCGGGCCGACCAGCTCGGCGGCGGCGTGTTCGCCGTGATCATGGCCGGGTCGGTCGCGGCGGCGGCTGCCGGGCTGGCCCTCGCGCGACGCGCCGCCGGGCCCGCCGCCTGA
- a CDS encoding NAD(P)H-hydrate dehydratase, which produces MAERDAGSGRGGSGRGGNGRGDSVRAGGSDRTGGNGGNRGATEQVTPALLRQWPLPGPGGDKESRGRVLVVGGTASTPGAVLLAGEAVLRSGGGKLQVATAHEVAAALAVAVPEALVHPLPTDGGGSLAAEAADELRELADGADAVLVGSGFSDVEATLALLHALVPRLEAPLVLDAVASAYLGKGGGDVHDLAHGCVLSANVDEVALTLGVPTQEVGQDPAGAAAALASRSGAVVLCGGSTKTVAAPDGRVWWTDAGGPGLGVSGSGDVQAGIVAGLLGRGAEPEQAAVWGAFLHGRAGDELAGRVGTVGFLAREVPGAVPALLHELTSQD; this is translated from the coding sequence ATGGCTGAGCGGGACGCCGGCAGTGGTCGGGGCGGCAGTGGTCGGGGCGGCAATGGTCGGGGCGACAGCGTGAGGGCCGGCGGCTCCGACAGGACGGGTGGGAACGGCGGCAACCGCGGGGCGACCGAACAGGTCACGCCGGCGCTGCTGCGGCAGTGGCCGCTGCCCGGGCCCGGCGGTGACAAGGAGTCCCGCGGCCGGGTGCTCGTCGTGGGTGGCACGGCCAGCACGCCGGGTGCGGTGCTCCTCGCCGGTGAGGCGGTGCTGCGCTCGGGGGGTGGCAAGCTGCAGGTGGCCACGGCCCACGAGGTCGCCGCCGCCCTGGCGGTCGCGGTCCCCGAGGCGCTCGTGCACCCGCTGCCCACGGATGGAGGTGGGTCGCTCGCGGCCGAGGCCGCCGACGAGCTGCGGGAGCTGGCCGACGGCGCGGACGCGGTGCTGGTGGGGTCCGGCTTCTCCGACGTCGAGGCGACCTTGGCGCTGCTGCACGCACTGGTCCCGCGGCTCGAGGCGCCGCTCGTCCTCGACGCGGTGGCGTCGGCATACCTGGGCAAGGGCGGGGGTGACGTCCACGACCTGGCGCACGGGTGCGTCCTGAGCGCGAACGTCGACGAGGTGGCCCTGACGCTGGGCGTCCCGACGCAGGAGGTGGGCCAGGACCCGGCGGGGGCGGCGGCCGCCCTGGCCTCGCGCAGCGGCGCGGTCGTGCTGTGCGGAGGGTCGACGAAGACGGTCGCCGCACCGGACGGGCGGGTGTGGTGGACGGACGCCGGCGGCCCGGGACTCGGCGTCTCGGGCTCCGGCGACGTCCAGGCCGGGATCGTCGCGGGACTGCTGGGTCGCGGTGCCGAGCCGGAGCAGGCCGCGGTGTGGGGCGCCTTCCTGCACGGCCGGGCCGGCGACGAGCTGGCCGGGCGGGTGGGCACGGTTGGGTTCCTCGCACGGGAGGTGCCCGGAGCCGTGCCGGCGCTCCTGCACGAGCTGACCAGCCAGGACTGA